The nucleotide sequence TCACCAGGCTCGCGTGCTGGGATCCGGCGGGCTGAACCCCTACAAGCTGGGCAAGGAGCTCTGGGAGTACGTCGAGAACCGGACCAACCGCCGGGAAGTCCTCGAACGCCTGCTCCGGGTCGAGGGGATCACCTGGCGCAATCTCGAAAGCGAGGTCGACTTCGCGGCCGTCCGTGAGCGACTCGAACCGCCGGCCTGGGTACAGAACGTTTCCGGGTGGCTGGAATCCATCGCTCCGGACGATTCACGGGTCGACGCCGACGCACTCGCAAAGGCCCGTGACGGCGGGATCGACGTCGATCGCTACCCCTGGAAGGTCCTGACCTACGAGGGACTGGCACAGCGACACTACTCGCTGTTGAAGCCACAGTCTCGGGGCTTTCTCGAGCGGGCGAGCAACTCGGAGCTCGAGTCGATCGCGCGGTACCTCTTTGACGACCAGCGCTACGATAGCATCGAGGCGGCCCTGGCAGATGTCGCGTACACCCGCGGCTGGGATCACATGCGGGAGCTCCGGGAGAGTCACAACGACGTGACGTTCATCGACGCGTTCCTGACTGGTGAATTCGTCACGGCCAACGACTATTTCGCCTACGAGCACAGTCACAAGACCGGCGACTTCCGGGTCTCCAGTGTCGATCCCGAGGACGTCAAACGGAAGCTGATGCTTGAGTTCACGAACTTCGGGAAGCCGACGATCGTCGTCGAGGACGCAAACTACGATAACAGCGGGGAACTCCTGCTGGCTCACCGGTACAACGGGGTTATGCTCGATATCGAGGAGGCGACCGACGTCCTCAAACGTATCTTCGAGTTGTGGGGTCGGCCAGTCAATCTGCTCACAATCACGACGGAGTTCGACGATCGCGATGTCGAGATGGCGCGACGGCGCGATCAGGAACCCAAGTCCGTCGAGGTCGGCAAGCGTCTCCGATACGACGGCGACCACGTCACGGTCGAAACCGTGGAGTGGGAGACTGTCGAGCATCTGGCGGCCGAGGACATCGATTACGACACCAAACCCGACGAGTGGCTGTGAGTGGGCAAGCGTTTTTGTCCGGCATCGCCGACATTACGGTATGGTTGGGAGCCTATCTATCAGTACTGACGAACGGCTGTCAGTCATCGACGTGACTGACAAGGTCGAAAATGCGCTACCGCCAAATGCGAACGGAACGGCAACCGTGTTCGTCCCGCACACCACGGCCGCAGTCACGATCAACGAGGGCGAGCCTCGGCTCATCGGTGACCTCGAAACGGCGTTGTCCGAACTGGTCGACGACAATGGCTGGCACCACGACCAGATAGACAACAACGCCGATTCCCACATTCGAGCGTCGCTGATCGGCCCCAGCGAGACAGTGCCAGTCAGCGACGGTAGTCTCGATCTGGGGACCTGGCAGTCGATCCTTTTCGTCGAGTGTGACGGTCCCCGGACCCGGTCGCTGGAAGTTCGAGCCTGAGCGGACTGTCGGAATCGCTGGGTCGCCAGTCGCGTGCTTTTTCGCCGTGGGGGGCCAACGGACGGGCATGAATACTGAGGCAGCCTGGTTTCAAGGTCTGTCAGCCGACGACGAATCGGCTGCCCAGGCCCGGATTCGGGATGGGGAGGCCGACGAACCGGCCGATTGGCCACACCGTGCCGTCGAGGCCGGCTACGCCGCGGATGCCCAAGCGTATTACGATGCGTTACATTCAATCACAACGGCAGCAGCCAAGGCCACAGTCCAGGAGCGCGAACGGGCCGACGATCAGCAGCTGAAACACGCGGTTCGGGCGATGGACGACTGCGAGCGAACGGCGAACGAACTCGCCGAGCGGGTCGCCGAATGGGCGGGGACGCGGTTGCCGGATGCCGGGTCCGGCGTCGAGTACGCCCGGGAACTTCTGGACGACGAGCCGGCCGATTCTGCTGAGGCTGCACTCGTCTCGCTGGCCCAGCGGGTCGTCGATCTCGCTGATGAGGCGGCCGACCTTCGAGGGAACATCGAGACGACTGCGCCGGCGGTCGCGCCGAACCTGTCGGCGCTCGCGGGACCAGTGTTGGCCGCACGACTCATCTCGCTCGCCGGTGGACTGGAATCCCTGGCGAAAAAGCCCAGTGGGACAGTCCAGGTTCTCGGTGCCGAGGACGCACTGTTCGCACACCTCCAGGGATCCGCACCCTCGCCGAAACACGGGATCATCTACACCCACGAGTACGTCAGCGGAACGGCCCCAGCCGAGCGCGGTTCGGCCGCACGGGCGCTGGCTGGCAAGCTGACTATCGCCGCACGGATCGATCACTACAGCGGTGACCGACGAACCGAACTCGACGCGGAACTCGACGACCGCATCGAAACCATTCGCTCGCGGGGTGATACATGACGCTGCCCGATGGCGTCCGGCGACGTACGTTCGACGGCATGGACGCGCTGGCAACAAGAGGAGAGCCCGTCTACGGGGAAGCCGTTGCGGACGGATGGCGACAGTGGATCGCCGATCGGTCGAAGCTGGGGGCCATGCTGGAACTCGGTATCGATACTGGACTGGCGGGTGGCGAGACTGTCCTGTATCTCGGAGCGGCGAGCGGGACGACTGTCAGTCACGTGGCCGACTTCGCGGGGCCGACTTACGCGGTCGAGTTTGCGCCCCGGCCGATGCGGGATCTGGTCGAGGTCGCCGAAGGTCGTGATCGACTTTTTCCCCTCCTGAAGGATGCACGGGCCCCCGAAACGTATGCTCACGTCGTCGAGCCGGTCGACGTGATCGTTCAGGACGTGGCCACACGTGGCCAGGCGGACGTGGCCCTGGCCAACCGGCGATTTCTCACCGACGACGGGCGGCTCATCATGGCAATCAAGGCCCGAAGCGAGGACGTCACCCGGGAGCCGGATGCCGTCTTCGCGGACGTGATCGACCGGCTGGAGACCGGCTACGAGATCCTCGACCGCCAGTCTCTGGAGCCCTATCACGACGATCACCTGGCCGTGATCGCTCGTCCCCGCTGAGTTGCTGCCGTACCGATTCGATACGCCGTTCCGTCGGGGAACAGAACCCTTTAGCCGGCCCGAATCTAACGCTCGTAGCGATGGAGACGGCTTCGGAGAGTCCGTTTACGGAGCTGGGAACGCTGGGTATCGAAGAGGAGTTCTTCGTCGTTGATGAGTCCGGCCGGCCGGTCTCTGGAACTGACACACTCGTCTACGACACCGAACCGCCGGCGATCCTCGAGGACCGCCTCGACCACGAGCTGTTCAAGTTCGTGATCGAGTCACAGACGCCGATCATCGAGGAGCCGGGGGACGCTGCAGCCATGCTCGCCGCTGTCCGCGGGGCGCTCGTCGAGCACGCACGCGAGCACGGATTCGGTATCGCCGCGGCTGGATTACACCCCGGTGCCAGATGGCGGGAGCTCGAACACGCCGAAAAGCCCCGATATCAGTCACAACTCGATCGAATCCAGTACCCACAACACCGGAATACCACCGCAGGCCTTCACGTTCACGTCGGCGTCGATGACGCCGAGAAGGCGGTGTGGATCGCCAACCAGCTCCGGTGGCATCTGCCGATCATCCTCGCGCTATCCGCTAATTCGCCGTACTGGAACGGGTTCGATACTGGGCTGGCTTCGGCGCGGGCAAAACTTTTCGAGGGGCTGCCCAACACCGGCATGCCGACGGCGTTTGATTCGTTCGCGGCCTTCCAGCGGTTCGAACGACGGATGATCGAGACAAACTCGATCAGCGATCGGGGGGAACTCTGGTTCGACGTGCGCCCACACACGGAGTATGGGACTGTGGAGGTGCGCACGGCCGATGCCCAGGCCGACATCGACCGCGTGCTGGCGCTCGTTGAGTACGTCCACGAACTCGTCCTCGATTTCGCCGCGCGATACGAGGACGGCGAGCGCGGCCAACCGATTCGCCGAGAACTGCTGGACGAAAACAAGTGGCGCGCGATCCGGCACGGCCGGGACGCCTCGTTCATTACTCGCGATGGTGCGGACACGATCGATCTCACAACGGCCATCGAACGTGATGTTTCACGCCTCACTCTGGACCGCGTCGCGCCGTTCTTGGCCGGCGAGAGCGGTGCAACCCGTCAGCGTCGTCGACATGAAGAGGGTGTCGACGCGCTGTACTCGTCGTTGCTGGTCGAAGATCCCCGGTGAGCCGAGCTATCTGAGGCGAGGACTTTTCACTTTCTGGACCTCCCGTCCTTATAGAGGCAACAGTATGGAGGACGACACCACCGACGAGGAGCACACTGATAGCGACGTTCGGTCGCGACTGGAGGAGGGGGCAGACCGGGCCGTCGAAGAGTTCGACGAGCGGCTGATCGACGTGCTGTCGTGGGTTCTGGATACGGAGACGCGCGCCAGACTCTACGTTCATCTGCGGGCCACCCCGGAGCAGACGAGCGAAGAGATCGCGAGCGGGACCGGATTGTACCCGAGTACCGTCCGGGAAACACTGGCCAACCTCCACGCCGAGGACATCGTCACTCGTGAGAAACGCGAACACGAGGGGACCGGAAACAACCCCTACGAGTACAGCGCGATCGCGCCGAGCGAACTCGTCACCGACGTGATCGGGGAGATCCAGGACGAGTTAAACACCGTCGTCAACCTGGACGCGTACCTGAGTGACGAGAACGAAGAGACGAACGAACCCGTCACGATAACGGTCACGGATGCATCTGAAGCAGACGATACTGGCGAAGCTGAGCCGAGTGAGGATGTCGACGACTAGATAGTGTCGACCGGACACGTCGTGACACTCATGTATTGTCCGTAGTTCGGTGGATTTCCTGACCAGATAGAAACAGGTCCGCACCGAGCATCGTAGAAGCTAAATCGCCAGGCGCAGTTGCCAACGGTATGAAGGTCGCGCTGGGGGGTACGTTTGATCCGATCCACGACGGCCATCGGGCACTGTTCGACCGTGCCTTCGAACTCGGGGACGTGACAGTTGGGCTGACCAGCGACGAACTCGCTCCGACGACTCGACAGGAGGGCCGGCCCGTTCGCTCGTACGACGATCGACTCGCCGACCTCGACGCGGAACTCTCGGACTTTGCTACCGAGTACGATCGCGATTACACGATCAGAAAACTCCGGGAGCCGACCGGAATCGCAACCGAGGAGCAATTCGACGTACTCGTGGTTTCACCCGAGACCGAGACCGGGGGCAAGCGGATCAACGAGATTCGGGAGAAACACGGGCGTGATCCGCTTTCGATCGAGGTCGTCGATCACGTCACGGCCGAAGATGACAAACCGATTTCGAGTACGCGCATCGTCCGCGGCGAAATCGACGAGCATGGCAATCTCACACCGGACCGCGACGGACGCCAGCCGGCGGAGTGATCACCAGTCGGGCGCGTCGAATCCGGTTTCTTCGAGCAGTTCCTTCCAGCGTTGCTGGATGGTGAGTCGGGAGACATCGGCAGCTTCGGCGACGGCCGACTGCGAGCGCCGGTCGCCGGCAACCAGCGCGCCAACGTAGACGCTCGCCGCGAGAACCGCCCGTTTGGATCGCTTTTCTTCCGGCAGATTCGAGAGGAAAACGTCCGTGGCGCGTGACTGGGCGGTGTCACTGAGACCGAGGCGATCGGCAACGGATTCGATGGCTTCGATCCACTCTTCGTTGGCCAGTTGGTCGCGAGCGCGATACACAAGGTCGCTTTGGCGTGATGGAATATAAATCACCGCCCGGCGAAAGGTAAGTTTCATTTGATTCGGGTCGAAGGTGAAATTGCGCGCGGGTAGCCAAGCCAGGAAACGGCGTAGCGCTTAGGACGCTATCCCGTAGGGGTCCGCCGGTTCAAATCCGGTCCCGCGCATGAGCGAACGAAGTGAGCGAAGAGCAGGAGCGGATTTGTGGTAGACCGAGGTTCTGCGCCGACGGCGCAGGTTCTCGGGGGTGGTTCAAATCCGGTCCCGCGCACTTCTCCGCGAACAAACCGTGAGCGGAGAATGCGTCATTAGGATTTGTACCCTGGAAGTCGCGCGCAACGAGCGAAGCGAGTGAGCACGTCTTCATCCGGTTCAAATCCGGTCCCGCGCATTGCTGGCGGGTTCTATGACACGCTGGCCAACGAGTGCAACCCAGTGTCAGTCTTCGACGAGGCAGTAGGCGTGGCCGGGTTCGACGAGTTCGAATTCCTCATCGTCGTCGTAGTAGCCGTCGATGACAGCCCGTTCGGCGTAATAGATCCGTCCGTCGAGCGGGACGGGCGCGCTCGTGACGTCGCCGCGATTCTCGATACGCCATCGTCGCTTGCCCGTCTCCTTTTCGAGAGCGTAGACGTACGAACCGGAGGACCCGACCAGCACCGTTTCGTCAGTGACAGTCAGCGAGCCGATGACGCGACCGCCGACGTTCGTCGACCACAGCTTCTCGCCACTTTCGGCGTCGAGCGCGTAGACGTTGTGATCCGAACTCCCGACGTAGACAACGCCCGCGTTCGGATCGGCACCTGGATTCGACATCACGATGTCTCCGGTCTCGAACGACCACAGCTCCTCGCCGTCCGTGACGTCCAGACAGTAGACGTGGTCGTCCCAGGAGCCGACGAAGACGCGGCCGTCGAACGTCGGGGCCGTGCCCTTGACCTGTGCGCCGTGGTTGAACTCACCGTCAGCCTTGGTTTTGCCGTCTGGCCCTCCCTCCGGACCCGTCTGAAACTTCCACTCGAATTCTAGACACGGGAATCGCCAGCAGTAGACGACGCCGTCGTTCGACCCGGAGATGAGCCGCTCCTCCTGGATGTCGATCGTCGCCGAGGGATGTGGTTGACCCCACATGCGATCGTCGACGTGGATCGGCTCGCCGGTCTCGGCGTCGATGGCCCACAGCGCCCCGGAGGACGGGTCCCAGTACTCGGCGACGACGTAGAGAATGCCCTCGTAGTATGCTGGACTGGAGCCGATAGCCAGCGCGCCGGCGAGATCCTCCGACGTAGTGTGCCACTCCAGTTCGCCCGATTCAACGTCGAGCGCGTAGAGGTCGCCGTTGTAGCCGCCGATGTACGCGGTGCCATCCACGATGGCCGCCGAGCCGTGGAATCCCTTCTCCGTGGCGTTCGTTTGGGTCGACCAGTCCATCTTGCCCGAGGGTGCGTAGGATTCGACGCGACCGGTATCCCCGGCGAAGAGGATCTGCTCGCCGTCCGGTGTCGGGACCGGACTGGATTTGGCGGCGGTGTGACCGACGTAGTTGATCGGGAACGTCCAGTTGACCGAGACTGAATCGGGGACGGTCTCCTCGGGATAGTAACCGAGTCGCCGGAGCCCCCCTCGCCACATGCGCACATCGCCGTTCGGATGACTCCGGTACTCGGCGTTCGTCTCTTCGACATCGATCGGACATGACTGGAGTTCCCCAGCCCCCTTGTTTCCGCCGAGTGGCAGCGTACACCCGGCCAGCCCTGCTGTCACAGCAGCGCCGCCGGCACGGAG is from Halorhabdus sp. BNX81 and encodes:
- a CDS encoding SpoVR family protein codes for the protein MSTIDNRTDAKETARRLREPVEEARKLARSLGLDPYPVNYWIVDHDEMNRLIAYGGFQERYPHWRWGMAYDRQRKQGQFLGGKAFEIVNNDNPAHAFLQESNALADQKAVITHVEAHADFFANNEWFGLFTDGVDDRAAADRRGPDATAMLARHADRIREFMEDPEIDREAVERWIDHVLCLEDTIDQHAAYAPVKQTEEDGEIDGPDPEAAIEELDLSAEVTGQVFDEAFFADSSDEDAGFPPEPVEDLIGFLAVHGKQYDEETDRALEMTDWQREILELLRREAYYFAPQKMTKVMNEGWAAYWESMMMGEEAFAGTDEFLTYADHQARVLGSGGLNPYKLGKELWEYVENRTNRREVLERLLRVEGITWRNLESEVDFAAVRERLEPPAWVQNVSGWLESIAPDDSRVDADALAKARDGGIDVDRYPWKVLTYEGLAQRHYSLLKPQSRGFLERASNSELESIARYLFDDQRYDSIEAALADVAYTRGWDHMRELRESHNDVTFIDAFLTGEFVTANDYFAYEHSHKTGDFRVSSVDPEDVKRKLMLEFTNFGKPTIVVEDANYDNSGELLLAHRYNGVMLDIEEATDVLKRIFELWGRPVNLLTITTEFDDRDVEMARRRDQEPKSVEVGKRLRYDGDHVTVETVEWETVEHLAAEDIDYDTKPDEWL
- a CDS encoding secondary thiamine-phosphate synthase enzyme YjbQ, giving the protein MVGSLSISTDERLSVIDVTDKVENALPPNANGTATVFVPHTTAAVTINEGEPRLIGDLETALSELVDDNGWHHDQIDNNADSHIRASLIGPSETVPVSDGSLDLGTWQSILFVECDGPRTRSLEVRA
- a CDS encoding NOP5/NOP56 family protein, with the translated sequence MNTEAAWFQGLSADDESAAQARIRDGEADEPADWPHRAVEAGYAADAQAYYDALHSITTAAAKATVQERERADDQQLKHAVRAMDDCERTANELAERVAEWAGTRLPDAGSGVEYARELLDDEPADSAEAALVSLAQRVVDLADEAADLRGNIETTAPAVAPNLSALAGPVLAARLISLAGGLESLAKKPSGTVQVLGAEDALFAHLQGSAPSPKHGIIYTHEYVSGTAPAERGSAARALAGKLTIAARIDHYSGDRRTELDAELDDRIETIRSRGDT
- a CDS encoding fibrillarin-like rRNA/tRNA 2'-O-methyltransferase, coding for MTLPDGVRRRTFDGMDALATRGEPVYGEAVADGWRQWIADRSKLGAMLELGIDTGLAGGETVLYLGAASGTTVSHVADFAGPTYAVEFAPRPMRDLVEVAEGRDRLFPLLKDARAPETYAHVVEPVDVIVQDVATRGQADVALANRRFLTDDGRLIMAIKARSEDVTREPDAVFADVIDRLETGYEILDRQSLEPYHDDHLAVIARPR
- a CDS encoding glutamate--cysteine ligase, with translation METASESPFTELGTLGIEEEFFVVDESGRPVSGTDTLVYDTEPPAILEDRLDHELFKFVIESQTPIIEEPGDAAAMLAAVRGALVEHAREHGFGIAAAGLHPGARWRELEHAEKPRYQSQLDRIQYPQHRNTTAGLHVHVGVDDAEKAVWIANQLRWHLPIILALSANSPYWNGFDTGLASARAKLFEGLPNTGMPTAFDSFAAFQRFERRMIETNSISDRGELWFDVRPHTEYGTVEVRTADAQADIDRVLALVEYVHELVLDFAARYEDGERGQPIRRELLDENKWRAIRHGRDASFITRDGADTIDLTTAIERDVSRLTLDRVAPFLAGESGATRQRRRHEEGVDALYSSLLVEDPR
- a CDS encoding ArsR family transcriptional regulator; the encoded protein is MEDDTTDEEHTDSDVRSRLEEGADRAVEEFDERLIDVLSWVLDTETRARLYVHLRATPEQTSEEIASGTGLYPSTVRETLANLHAEDIVTREKREHEGTGNNPYEYSAIAPSELVTDVIGEIQDELNTVVNLDAYLSDENEETNEPVTITVTDASEADDTGEAEPSEDVDD
- a CDS encoding phosphopantetheine adenylyltransferase, giving the protein MKVALGGTFDPIHDGHRALFDRAFELGDVTVGLTSDELAPTTRQEGRPVRSYDDRLADLDAELSDFATEYDRDYTIRKLREPTGIATEEQFDVLVVSPETETGGKRINEIREKHGRDPLSIEVVDHVTAEDDKPISSTRIVRGEIDEHGNLTPDRDGRQPAE
- a CDS encoding transcription initiation factor IIB family protein; translated protein: MYRARDQLANEEWIEAIESVADRLGLSDTAQSRATDVFLSNLPEEKRSKRAVLAASVYVGALVAGDRRSQSAVAEAADVSRLTIQQRWKELLEETGFDAPDW
- a CDS encoding PQQ-binding-like beta-propeller repeat protein is translated as MNRADRQPNKEPATATPSRRKLLRAGGAAVTAGLAGCTLPLGGNKGAGELQSCPIDVEETNAEYRSHPNGDVRMWRGGLRRLGYYPEETVPDSVSVNWTFPINYVGHTAAKSSPVPTPDGEQILFAGDTGRVESYAPSGKMDWSTQTNATEKGFHGSAAIVDGTAYIGGYNGDLYALDVESGELEWHTTSEDLAGALAIGSSPAYYEGILYVVAEYWDPSSGALWAIDAETGEPIHVDDRMWGQPHPSATIDIQEERLISGSNDGVVYCWRFPCLEFEWKFQTGPEGGPDGKTKADGEFNHGAQVKGTAPTFDGRVFVGSWDDHVYCLDVTDGEELWSFETGDIVMSNPGADPNAGVVYVGSSDHNVYALDAESGEKLWSTNVGGRVIGSLTVTDETVLVGSSGSYVYALEKETGKRRWRIENRGDVTSAPVPLDGRIYYAERAVIDGYYDDDEEFELVEPGHAYCLVED